GAAAGAATTTGATCCAGAGCAACAACATAAACCTCCTTGGCTTCCTTTCATCTACTTCTGTAATAACTTGTTGTTGTGCTATACCAAGAAAGGGATTTATTTGGTTAACCCTGCAACCAGGCAGATGAAGAAAGTATCCAAGACACCGACGTGGAGACCTAGCCCTGCTATCAGGATGCGTGCTACCTTGAGCATATGTGGACTTGGATTTGATTACTCGACCAATGAGTATAAGGTGGTTGACGGGCAGATGTACTGTGACATGAGAATCGTATTCAGTGTCTATAGATTGAAAACTGATTCTTGGCGACAGATAGAGTACGACACTCAATACTGTCCTGATTATCATCAAGGGATTTCTTTCAATGGAGCTATTCATTGGTCGGCGGGGAAAGCTTTTGGAGTTGGCAATAGATCAGTGATTCTAACTTTTCTATTAGCAGAGGAGGAGTTTTGCGAAATTCAACTCCCACCCATCGCTGATACTTGTTCAACAATACTGGGAGTGTTTAGAGATTGCTTATGTATAACGCTAAGTGGCACTCATCAAACATATGATGAGTTTTGGGTCATGAAAGAATATAGAGCGAGTGAGTCTTGGACTAAAATAAGAATCTCCATGCCATATTCGACCATATTGTCACATATTGGTTTCTCTACAAAATCGCATGATCTTATGGTGTACGAGAATTCATTGATTATGTACGACTTTAAGAAAGAAAGTGGTAGGAAGCTACAAATTCGTGATATACCTAAGGTTGATACTTGTGTGGGGGTTTATGTTGAGGGGCTTTTTCCACTTACTGATCAAGCTAGAGAAGGACGAGAGTCGACGTAGAGAGGATGAATCGAGTCATCTTCTGCGATTGTACGTTGCAGAAAAAGTTTGGTTAAAAAATAAGAACTTTCAAATTTCACCTAAAATTTGTGTGTTATAGCAAAAAATTTTGGCTGAAATGAAGCGAAACTTGTATACACAAATCCGATTGGGATTTTTCGAGTTCCCTTAGTTAGAGAAGTATTTTAAGATCATGATATGATAATATGAAAAGTTTGGTTAAAATATAAGAAATTTCAAAATTGACCTAAAATTCGTGTGCTATAGTAAGAGATTTTGGTTGAAACGAAACGAAACTCGTATACATAAATCCGATTGAGATTTTTAAGTTCCATCAGTTACAGAAGTATCTTACGATCATGATATGATAACAAAAAAATTTTGGTAAAAATATAAGAACATTCAAATTTGACCTAAAATTCGTGTGCTATAGCAAGAGATTTTGGCTGAAACGAAGCAAAACACGTATACGCAAATTCGATTGAGATTTTATAGTTCCTTCAGTTAGAGAAGTACCTTGAGATCATGATTTTATAACATAAAAAGTGGTTAAAATATAAGAACTTTCAAATTTTGACCGAAAATTCGTGTGCAATAGTAAACGATTTTGGCTGAAACGAAGCGGAACTTGTATACACAAATTCGATTAAGATTTTATAGTTCCTTCAGCTAGAGAAGTACCTCGAGATCATGATTTTATAACAGAAAAAGTTTGGTTAAAACGAAGCGGAACTCGTATACACAAATCCGTTTGAGATTTTCGAGTTTCGTCTGTTAGAGAAGTACCTTGCGATCATGATTTTATATCAGAAAAAGTTTGGTTAAAATATAAGAATTTTCAAATTTGACTGAAAATTCGTGTGCTATAGCAAGAGAGATTGGCTGAAACGAAGTGGAACTCGTATACACGTACAAATCCGATTGAGATTTTCGAGTTCCGTCTGTTTGAGAAGTACTTTGAGATCTCTATTTGATAACAGATAACTTTGGTTGAAATATAAGAACCTTCAATTGTACAAAAAAACCGTGTGTTATAGCAA
The window above is part of the Fragaria vesca subsp. vesca linkage group LG2, FraVesHawaii_1.0, whole genome shotgun sequence genome. Proteins encoded here:
- the LOC101296262 gene encoding F-box/kelch-repeat protein At3g06240-like, which gives rise to MEANGELAGHRFPLPADIIVEILSRLPVKSLCRFRCVSKPWRSLIFNTKFIALHAKKALEDKEVFFRRRRVISNVASRGLYSMDLDEFLNHADNPHGSVTATELDFVRKEFDPEQQHKPPWLPFIYFCNNLLLCYTKKGIYLVNPATRQMKKVSKTPTWRPSPAIRMRATLSICGLGFDYSTNEYKVVDGQMYCDMRIVFSVYRLKTDSWRQIEYDTQYCPDYHQGISFNGAIHWSAGKAFGVGNRSVILTFLLAEEEFCEIQLPPIADTCSTILGVFRDCLCITLSGTHQTYDEFWVMKEYRASESWTKIRISMPYSTILSHIGFSTKSHDLMVYENSLIMYDFKKESGRKLQIRDIPKVDTCVGVYVEGLFPLTDQAREGREST